One stretch of Streptomyces sp. MMBL 11-1 DNA includes these proteins:
- a CDS encoding ACP S-malonyltransferase: MLVLVAPGQGAQTPGFLTPWLDLPGATDRIAAWSDAIGLDLAHYGTRADADEIRDTAVAQPLLVAAGLLSAAALDVTPSVVAGHSVGEITAAALAGVIDDEAALRFVRTRGLGMAEAAAVTETGMAALLGGDPEVSVPHLEKLGLTPANVNGGGQIVAAGTAAQIAALEADMPEGVRRVVVLKVAGAFHTHHMAPAVEKLRAAVGDLTVSDPTVRYVSNADGHTVATGTEVVARLVGQVANPVRWDLCMETFQSLGVTALIELSPGGTLTGLAKRGLPGVKTLALKTPDDLDAARALASEHAGV; the protein is encoded by the coding sequence GTGCTCGTACTCGTCGCTCCCGGCCAAGGCGCTCAGACGCCCGGCTTCCTGACTCCCTGGCTCGACCTCCCCGGTGCCACCGACCGCATCGCGGCCTGGTCCGACGCCATCGGGCTCGACCTTGCCCACTACGGCACACGCGCCGACGCGGACGAGATCCGCGACACCGCCGTGGCCCAGCCGCTCCTGGTCGCCGCCGGACTGCTCTCGGCGGCCGCCCTGGACGTCACGCCGTCCGTCGTCGCCGGTCACAGCGTCGGTGAGATCACCGCCGCGGCGCTCGCCGGTGTCATCGACGACGAGGCCGCGCTGCGCTTCGTCCGCACCCGGGGGCTCGGCATGGCCGAGGCCGCCGCGGTCACCGAGACCGGCATGGCGGCCCTCCTCGGCGGCGACCCCGAGGTGTCGGTCCCGCACCTGGAGAAGCTCGGCCTGACCCCGGCCAACGTCAACGGCGGCGGACAGATCGTCGCCGCGGGCACCGCCGCCCAGATCGCCGCCCTGGAGGCCGACATGCCCGAGGGCGTGCGCCGGGTCGTCGTGCTCAAGGTGGCCGGCGCGTTCCACACGCATCACATGGCCCCGGCCGTGGAGAAGCTGCGCGCGGCGGTCGGCGACCTCACGGTCTCCGACCCGACCGTGCGTTACGTTTCGAACGCCGACGGCCACACCGTGGCCACCGGCACCGAGGTCGTCGCACGGCTGGTCGGGCAGGTCGCCAACCCGGTCCGCTGGGACCTGTGCATGGAGACCTTCCAGTCGCTGGGCGTCACCGCGCTCATCGAGCTGAGCCCCGGCGGCACGCTGACCGGGCTCGCCAAGCGCGGGCTGCCCGGCGTGAAGACGCTCGCGCTCAAGACCCCCGACGACCTCGACGCGGCCCGCGCGCTCGCTTCCGAGCACGCGGGCGTGTAA